The proteins below are encoded in one region of Lactuca sativa cultivar Salinas chromosome 3, Lsat_Salinas_v11, whole genome shotgun sequence:
- the LOC111884315 gene encoding uncharacterized protein LOC111884315: MMKKRNIASVDTAVVDICRREVGHLSTRKFAHRLAASEDLVLRLDLVRKLEKHRGCVNTVSFNGDGDILVSGSDDKRVILWDWETGSIKLSFNSGHNNNIFQAKIMPGTDERTIVTCAADGQVRHATILECGKVETKLLARHQGRAHKLAIEPGSPHIFYTCGEDGLVQHFDLRTGEATELFSCQPVHGRSFMQVVNLNAIAIDPRNPNLFMIAGSDEFTRLYDIRRYRSNSNSSSAFGQPVDHFCPKHLLGDENVGITGLAFSDQSELLVSYGEEFIYLFSKDMGWGSNVNSVLDVDRTMESDSKPGPLQYKGHRNCMTVKGVNFFGPKCEYVVSGSDCGRMFIWRKKDTEVVRVMEADKQVVNCIQPHPHTSMLASSGIESDIKIWTPTALEKAPPPTNIEKSRPKMNTWMYQMVSPREMALQLLSMRSQQASPIENVSVNREGNMLEFILSFDANSSEEDDNEEGGPTSAHDYFY, translated from the exons ATGATGAAAAAAAGGAACATAGCGAGCGTCGATACGGCGGTGGTTGATATATGTCGCCGTGAAGTCGGCCATCTTTCCACCAGAAAATTCGCCCATCGTCTCGCTGCTTCCGAG GATCTAGTCCTGAGACTTGATCTTGTAAGAAAGCTGGAAAAACACAGAGGATGTGTGAACACTGTAAGCTTCAATGGAGATGGAGACATTCTGGTATCTGGTTCAGATGACAAAAGAGTTATACTCTGGGACTGGGAAACCGGAAGTATTAAACTTTCTTTCAATTCTGGCCATAATAACAATATCTTCCAAGCAAAGATCATGCCAGGAACCGATGAACGAACCATTGTCACTTGTGCTGCTGATGGCCAG GTGAGGCATGCAACCATCTTAGAATGTGGAAAAGTGGAGACAAAATTGCttgcaagacatcaaggaagaGCTCATAAGCTAGCCATTGAACCTGGAAGTCCACACATCTTCTATACATGTGGCGAAGATGGATTGGTTCAACAT TTTGATCTGAGAACAGGAGAGGCAACAGAACTTTTCAGTTGTCAACCAGTTCATGGTAGAAGCTTCATGCAAGTTGTAAACCTAAATGCTATAGCAATAGacccacgaaaccctaatttatTCATGATTGCTGGATCCGATGAATTCACTAGATTATATGATATCAGAAGATACAGATCGAATTCGAATTCTTCATCTGCTTTTGGTCAACCAGTTGACCATTTTTGTCCTAAACATTTATTAGGAGACGAAAATGTTGGAATTACCGGATTAGCCTTCTCGGATCAAAGCGAACTTCTTGTTTCATACGGTGAAGAGTTCATCTATCTTTTCTCAAAGGACATGGGGTGGGGTAGTAATGTAAATTCAGTCTTAGATGTTGATCGGACGATGGAATCTGATTCCAAACCGGGCCCGCTACAATACAAGGGGCATCGGAATTGTATGACAGTGAAGGGAGTGAACTTTTTTGGACCTAAATGTGAGTATGTTGTGAGTGGATCAGATTGTGGGAGAATGTTTATTTGGAGGAAAAAAGACACGGAAGTTGTTCGTGTTATGGAAGCTGATAAACAAGTGGTGAATTGTATTCAACCGCATCCACATACAAGTATGCTTGCGAGTAGTGGGATTGAGAGTGACATCAAGATTTGGACACCTACTGCACTTGAAAAGGCACCTCCCCCAACAAATATTGAGAAG TCGAGGCCTAAGATGAATACTTGGATGTATCAAATGGTGTCACCGAGAGAAATGGCACTTCAATTGCTGTCAATGCGAAGCCAACAAGCAAGCCCCATTGAGAATGTGAGTGTGAATAGAGAAGGTAATATGTTGgagtttattttgagttttgatgcTAATAGCTCCGAGGAAGATGATAATGAAGAGGGAGGGCCCACAAGTGCTCATGACTACTTCTATTAA
- the LOC111884316 gene encoding mitochondrial import inner membrane translocase subunit TIM50, with protein sequence MSIVTRSRRIFSIVLKSNKNPRWYSSVTANPPKEPIISSSILSDQAASSIPPPPPESAAAAKGGGGQPWSFLKYSIIAAVTGGVATAGYATYAYSLEEVDEKTKAFRASTKVSIGDDLSSFEKFQAMLKSTAMTVPAKLVELYLDLRASTEEHVRGFTEPLSDKLLPDLHPQEQHVFTLVLDLNETLLYSDWKRDRGWRTFKRPGVDDFLEQLARYYEIIVYSDQQAMYVDPIVDRLDGNHCIRYRLSRAATRYQDGKHYRDLSKLNRDPSRILYVSGNALESCLQPENCVPVKPWKCEAEDTALVDLIPFLEYVARHRPADIRPVLASYQGHDIAKEFIERSKEHQRRMQEQKQPGRLWRR encoded by the exons ATGTCGATTGTTACCAGATCCAGACGGATATTCTCCATAGTATTGAAGAGCAACAAGAATCCTCGTTGGTATTCTAGTGTCACTGCAAATCCTCCCAAAGAACCCATTATCTCCTCTTCTATCCTCAGTGATCAAGCTGCATCTTCAATTCCACCTCCACCACCGGAAAGTGCAGCAGCCGCCAAAGGAGGTGGTGGACAACCATGGAGTTTTCTCAAGTATTCTATAATTGCAGCAGTTACTGGAGGTGTTGCCACTGCTGGGTATGCAACCTATG CATACAGTTTAGAAGAAGTTGATGAGAAGACTAAGGCTTTTCGTGCATCAACCAAAGTCTCTATAGGTGATGATTTGTCTTCTTTTGAG AAATTTCAAGCTATGCTTAAATCAACTGCAATGACAG TTCCTGCCAAGTTAGTCGAGCTTTATTTGGATCTGCGTGCATCTACAGAAGAACATGTTCGA GGTTTTACTGAACCCTTGTCAGATAAGCTCCTTCCAGATTTGCACCCACAAGAGCAACATGTATTCACATTGGTTTTAGACCTCAATGAAACTTTACTATACTCCGATTGGAAG CGTGATCGAGGTTGGAGAACATTTAAAAGACCTGGAGTTGATGACTTTTTAGAACAACTAGCTCGGTATTATGAAATCATAGTCTATTCCGATCAGCAGGCCATG TATGTTGATCCTATTGTTGATAGATTGGATGGAAATCACTGCATAAGGTACAGGCTGTCAAGGGCTGCAACTAGATATCAAGATGGGAAGCACTACAGA GATTTGTCAAAACTTAACAGAGATCCTTCAAGAATTCTGTATGTGAGTGGTAATGCTCTTGAGAGTTGTCTTCAGCCAGAGAACTGTGTACCAGTAAAACCATGGAAATGTGAAGCTGAAGACACTGCACTTGTGGATCTTATACCATTTCTTGAAT ATGTTGCACGCCATAGGCCTGCTGATATTCGACCTGTACTAGCTTCATATCAAGGACATGATATAGCCAAAGAGTTCATTGAACGTTCTAAAGAACATCAGag GAGAATGCAGGAGCAGAAGCAACCGGGGCGTCTGTGGCGACGCTGA
- the LOC122197114 gene encoding uncharacterized protein LOC122197114 has translation MVEIHTCTRSNKGGNKHVTQGWIANVVTDKLKSNEDVSPYELRKWIMQTYNIDVPYLKVFRGKEQAYTDMYGFVVGCHPYIGLDSCHLKGKFNGVIAAATGIDENTRSWTWFLDSLKKAIGTPNALVISSNMQKGLEVAMMNVYPNVEHRECIRHLYRNFKKHFHGDFFNTKLWAAAKTYRPTNHDRLLKEISDTNEDAIEHLNTNHKTIWSIIKFGITSKCNYITNNILETFNSWIGKLRYKPMLDLLDVIREKIMKRFDKKRNLVNTWNDTLIPIAKNHLNDIAKNFGEYEVTRSCDNQAEMGTREHVGRSTYMKENVVVKCENFKAAYAFQIDPMPGQDQWA, from the exons ATGGTAGAAATACATACTTGCACTAGAAGCAACAAGGGTGGCAATAAGCAtgtcactcaaggatggattgcTAATGTAGTTACTGATAAGTTGAAATCTAATGAGGATGTCTCTCCATATGAGCTTAGAAAATGGATTATGCAAACTTACAATATTGACGTGCCATACCTAAAAGTTTTTAGAGGGAAAGAGCAAGCTTATACCGACATGTATG GGTTTGTTGTTGGTTGTCATCCGTACATTGGTCTTGATTCTTGTCATTTAAAAGGAAAGTTCAATGGTGTAATAGCCGCTGCAACTGGTATTGATG AAAACACACGATCATGGACATGGTTTCTTGACTCACTCAAAAAAGCAATTGGAACGCCAAATGCTCTTGTTATCTCATCGAACATGCAAAAAGGGTTAGAAGTAGCCATGATGAATGTTTATCCTAATGTTGAGCATAGAGAATGTATAAGGCACTTATATAGAAACTTCAAGAAACACTTTCATGGTGACTTCTTTAACACCAAACTATGGGCTGCTGCAAAAACCTATCGTCCTACCAATCATGACAGATTATTGAAGGAAATTAGTGATACAAATGAAGATGCCATTGAACATCTAAATACCAACCATAAAACAATATGGAGTATAATCAAGTTTGGTATTACTTCCAAGTGTAATTACATCACTAATAATATTTTAGAAACATTTAATTCTTGGATTGGTAAATTGCGCTATAAACCCATGCTTGATCTCCTTGACGTAATTAGAGAAAAGATTATGAAAAGGTTTGATAAGAAAAGGAATTTGGTGAATACATGGAATGACACATTGATTCCTATTGCTAAAAACCATCTCAATGACATTGCTAAG AACTTTGGTGAATATGAAGTTACTAGAAGTTGTGACAATCAAGCTGAAATGGGTACAAGGGAACACGTTGGGAGGTCAACCTATATGAAAGAAAATGTAGTTGTTAAGTGTG AGAACTTTAAAGCTGCATATGCATTTCAAATTGATCCGATGCCCGGACAGGATCAATGGGCGTAA